In Streptomyces sp. NBC_00878, a single window of DNA contains:
- a CDS encoding alpha-L-arabinofuranosidase C-terminal domain-containing protein: MPHARTRTRWRLPLTAATLLAVSLLVPAPVNAAAGDVTDYAITVDPKTPGARIDDTMYGVFFEDINRAADGGLYAELVQNRSFEYSTADNRSYTPLTSWATTGTAKTADDDGRLNARNRTYLALDGGSSVTNSGYSTGIAVAKGKAYDFSVWARAEGPPPLTVTLRDADGELAPARRVGARGGWAKYTARLTATRTSTTGRLTVAAEGPVALDMISLIPRDTYKGHGLRKDLARKIAALDPAFVRFPGGCLVNTGSMQDYSEASNWERKRSYQWKDTIGPVEQRATNANFWGYNQSYGLGYYEYFQFSEDIGAMPLPVVPALVTGCGQNRAVDDDALLKRHIQDTLDLIEFANGPVTSEWGKKRARMGHSKPFRLTHLAVGNEENLPNEFFERFKQFRTAIEAKYPEITVISNSGPDDTGSTFDTAWKLNREANVDMVDEHYYNSPAWFLQNNDRYDSYDRNGPKVFLGEYASQGNTFKNALSEAAFMTGLERNADIVKLASYAPLLANEDCVQWRPDLIWFNNHASWNSANYEVQKLFMRNVGDRVVPSSATGTPSLSGPISGAVGLSTWATTAAYDDVSVTGADGTVLLGDDFSGDASQWTHTGGGSWSVQDGQYVQSDVAAQNTMVSAGDPAWHDYDLSVKATKKSGREGFLIAFGVKDTGNYYWWNLGGWNNTQSAVEQAVDGGKSTLVSKAGSIETGRAYDIDIKVRGRQVTLYLDGQEWGRFTDDKPAEPFRQVATLDRKSGDLIVKVVNAQAADARTAIDLGGAKVRPKAEVTTLAAAPDAVNTATDTAVAPVTSTFSGVADTFTYTFPANSVTFLRIKKG; this comes from the coding sequence ATGCCACATGCCCGCACCCGCACGCGCTGGAGACTGCCTCTCACGGCCGCCACGTTGCTGGCCGTCTCCCTTCTCGTTCCGGCCCCGGTGAACGCCGCCGCCGGGGACGTCACGGACTACGCGATCACCGTCGACCCCAAGACGCCGGGCGCGCGGATCGACGACACGATGTACGGCGTCTTCTTCGAGGACATCAACCGGGCCGCGGACGGCGGCCTGTACGCGGAGCTCGTACAGAACCGGTCCTTCGAGTACTCGACGGCCGACAACCGCTCGTACACCCCGCTCACCTCCTGGGCGACCACCGGCACCGCGAAGACCGCGGACGACGACGGCCGCCTGAACGCGCGCAACCGCACCTACCTCGCCCTGGACGGCGGCTCGTCCGTCACCAACTCCGGCTACAGCACCGGGATCGCGGTCGCGAAGGGCAAGGCCTACGACTTCTCGGTGTGGGCCCGCGCGGAGGGGCCGCCGCCCCTCACCGTGACCCTGCGGGACGCCGACGGCGAGCTGGCCCCGGCCCGTCGCGTCGGCGCCCGCGGCGGCTGGGCGAAGTACACGGCACGTCTCACCGCCACCCGTACCAGCACCACCGGCCGGCTCACCGTGGCCGCCGAGGGCCCGGTCGCGCTCGACATGATCTCGCTCATCCCGCGCGACACGTACAAGGGCCACGGTCTGCGCAAGGACCTCGCCCGGAAGATCGCCGCGCTGGACCCCGCCTTCGTCCGCTTCCCCGGCGGCTGCCTGGTCAACACGGGCTCCATGCAGGACTACAGCGAGGCGTCCAACTGGGAGCGCAAGCGCTCGTACCAGTGGAAGGACACCATCGGACCCGTCGAGCAGCGCGCGACGAACGCCAACTTCTGGGGCTACAACCAGAGTTACGGGCTCGGCTACTACGAGTACTTCCAGTTCTCCGAGGACATCGGCGCCATGCCGCTGCCCGTGGTGCCCGCCCTCGTCACCGGCTGCGGCCAGAACAGGGCCGTCGACGACGACGCGCTCCTCAAGCGCCACATCCAGGACACCCTGGACCTTATCGAGTTCGCCAACGGACCCGTGACCAGCGAGTGGGGCAAGAAGCGGGCGAGGATGGGCCACTCGAAGCCCTTCCGCCTCACCCACCTCGCGGTCGGCAACGAGGAGAACCTGCCGAACGAGTTCTTCGAGCGGTTCAAGCAGTTCCGTACGGCCATCGAGGCGAAGTACCCGGAGATCACCGTCATCTCCAACTCCGGGCCGGACGACACCGGTTCGACCTTCGACACGGCCTGGAAGCTCAACCGGGAAGCGAACGTCGACATGGTCGACGAGCACTACTACAACAGCCCGGCCTGGTTCCTCCAGAACAACGACCGCTACGACTCGTACGACAGGAACGGGCCCAAGGTCTTCCTCGGCGAGTACGCCTCGCAGGGCAACACCTTCAAGAACGCCCTCTCCGAAGCCGCGTTCATGACCGGCCTCGAACGCAACGCGGACATCGTGAAGCTCGCCTCGTACGCCCCGCTGCTCGCCAACGAGGACTGTGTGCAGTGGCGCCCCGACCTGATCTGGTTCAACAACCACGCCTCCTGGAACTCGGCCAACTACGAGGTCCAGAAGCTGTTCATGCGCAATGTCGGCGACCGGGTCGTACCGTCGAGCGCGACCGGCACGCCGTCGCTGAGCGGGCCCATCTCGGGCGCGGTCGGCCTGTCGACATGGGCGACGACAGCCGCGTACGACGATGTGTCGGTGACCGGCGCGGACGGCACCGTGCTGCTCGGTGACGACTTCTCCGGTGACGCCTCCCAGTGGACCCACACGGGCGGCGGCAGCTGGAGCGTTCAGGACGGGCAGTACGTGCAGAGCGACGTGGCGGCCCAGAACACCATGGTCTCCGCCGGCGACCCGGCCTGGCACGACTACGACCTGAGCGTGAAGGCCACCAAGAAGTCCGGCCGGGAGGGCTTCCTCATCGCCTTCGGCGTCAAGGACACCGGAAACTACTACTGGTGGAACCTGGGCGGCTGGAACAACACCCAGTCCGCCGTCGAACAGGCCGTGGACGGCGGAAAGTCGACGCTCGTCTCCAAGGCCGGGTCCATCGAGACGGGCCGCGCGTACGACATCGACATCAAGGTGCGCGGCCGGCAGGTGACCCTCTACCTCGACGGCCAGGAGTGGGGCCGCTTCACCGACGACAAGCCGGCCGAGCCGTTCCGGCAGGTCGCCACCTTGGACAGGAAGAGCGGTGACCTGATCGTCAAGGTGGTCAACGCCCAGGCGGCGGACGCCCGTACGGCGATCGACCTCGGCGGTGCGAAGGTCCGGCCGAAGGCCGAGGTGACCACGCTCGCCGCCGCGCCCGACGCGGTGAACACCGCGACGGACACGGCCGTCGCGCCCGTCACGTCCACGTTCTCCGGCGTGGCGGACACGTTCACGTACACCTTCCCGGCGAACTCGGTGACGTTCCTGAGGATCAAGAAGGGCTGA